The Fusobacterium sp. IOR10 genome window below encodes:
- the rmuC gene encoding DNA recombination protein RmuC, translated as MNTTNEKVLKDSAELKENLNKSITKFKDALSEDLKTNFNSVLFLPEPVGTIAIDSKFPLENYKKMTDKLLSKTEKLDSEKAFKKDIKNHIDAIANKYIIPGETSNQAIMFLPAEVIFAELNAYHSDLIEYSQNKKVWICSPTTLMSVLSTMQVVLKNLEREKYSGIIYQELNRLGTEFNRYKVRWEALAKHIDNVTKDVKDIATTTNKI; from the coding sequence ATAAATACTACAAATGAAAAAGTTTTAAAAGATTCAGCTGAATTAAAAGAAAATTTAAACAAAAGTATTACTAAATTTAAAGATGCTTTAAGTGAAGATTTAAAAACAAATTTTAATTCTGTATTATTCTTACCTGAGCCAGTGGGAACCATCGCCATTGATTCTAAATTCCCATTAGAAAATTATAAAAAAATGACTGATAAATTACTAAGTAAAACAGAAAAATTAGATTCTGAAAAAGCATTTAAAAAAGATATTAAAAATCATATAGATGCTATAGCTAATAAATATATCATTCCTGGAGAAACATCTAATCAAGCTATTATGTTCTTACCAGCTGAAGTTATATTTGCAGAATTAAATGCGTATCATTCTGATTTAATTGAATATTCACAAAATAAAAAAGTGTGGATATGTTCTCCTACAACATTAATGTCAGTGTTATCAACAATGCAAGTAGTTCTTAAAAATTTAGAAAGAGAAAAATATTCTGGCATTATTTATCAAGAATTAAACAGACTTGGAACAGAATTTAATAGATATAAAGTTAGATGGGAAGCTTTAGCAAAACATATAGATAATGTTACTAAAGATGTTAAAGATATCGCAACAACTACAAATAAAATTTGA